A region from the Aegilops tauschii subsp. strangulata cultivar AL8/78 chromosome 5, Aet v6.0, whole genome shotgun sequence genome encodes:
- the LOC109780653 gene encoding uncharacterized protein, whose translation MASPSSSKDKFYEKVINPYLPEVMKQHPQPIEMREGVLHIRDVQGPKKTGSVEARLEAVAQEIFKCQWMVEHALSANNSMITEFTRDHKVDVQSMKNIIFHLKEQINYLQGQIYDLQNQNFE comes from the coding sequence ATGGCTTCACCAAGCTCTTCGAAGGATAAATTCTatgagaaggtcatcaacccctacctacCGGAGGTGATGAAGCAGCACCCTCAacccattgagatgcgtgagggggtgctccACATCCGGGATGTTCAAGGGCCCAAGAAGACGGGAAGCGTGGAGGCCAGGCTCGAGGCAGTGGCGCAGGAGATCTTCAAGTGCCAATGGATGGTGGAGCATGCACTTAGTGCCAACAACTCCATGATCACGGAATTCACCCGTGATCACAAGGTGGATGTCCAGTCTATGAAGAACATCATTTTCCACTTGAAGGAACAAATCAATTATCTTCAAGGCCAAATTTATGATCTCCAAAATCAAAATTTTGAGTAA